One part of the Xylocopa sonorina isolate GNS202 chromosome 10, iyXylSono1_principal, whole genome shotgun sequence genome encodes these proteins:
- the LOC143428239 gene encoding uncharacterized protein LOC143428239, whose product MKTSVLQQVSDDSDTEDNISLTEDDYSILCKSDLPRTQIPNERGIENLDHSDKVELENDEDATSDVESEQIFTQKSENKLQKTTNIKWQKIVKKRSRSISPSRKKKTENSSTITTTNTVCSKADDIETNTQTNLNILNNEQFISNESPKKNSLNAENKMLAVDEKTVHAEDINSNEITCNAITVQEVINTNNESVPQNPTKNKISKVLHSDKEHRYKIPISPKKERLKEVKKNLTPLLDNVKDVQNTSDPCTSTNEPLDQNHAKLNIESDIENAESLEIQPSVIIKKHQPKDSGIEDTDEEFVEHDKKYESETQKVEQNLSTSLCNVEYKDDLVHVANDLKSKNLNSPKKVDPEDVPNINEKINTSEQEHQEKLQKPIIINIEIVNRKYKLIPDTSVLNKRIESEESSMKDFWNKRLYETEEIEENIEYGITPLIRKRLQQFRRLNLTTESDSSLSDNDITYSSENMREKLFNRDKEFDMSGSEDESTHYKHESMIQLLRLNKSEDTSESFPKESNYCMDNEDNSLTHCPKVEMNSCIDIKQSSFIDSESAKCKSNCSNNIVNHNADHEEDESCMESVHGKNLDIKITEQPVNKRTVTHRRPCNLEELIEQEGLVLKTPRPSFKFKDIKEDELFIIDLPSKVLENQLLGSKMVLTENKLKLGKQKYKINCKKIDNISCVFASTKLNKPYRTVNIKPLTRIVTREKIT is encoded by the exons ATGAAGACTTCAGTCCTTCAACAAGTATCGGATGACAGTGATACTGAAGATAACATTAGTCTTACAGAAGATGACTATAGTATTCTATGTAAATCTGATCTACCTCGAACACAGATACCCAATGAAAGAGGAATTGAAAACTTAGACCATTCTGATAAAGTAGAATTAGAGAATGATGAAGATGCTACATCTGATGTAGAAAGTGAACAAATATTTACACAAAAATctgaaaataaattacaaaaaactaCTAATATAAAATggcaaaaaatagttaaaaaaaGATCTAGAAGTATTTCTCCTTCCAGGAAAAAGAAAACTGAAAATAGTTCCACAATTACTACTACTAATACCGTTTGTTCTAAAGCAGATGATATTGAAACCAATACACAAACTAACTTAAATATACTTAATAATGAACAGTTTATATCAAACGAATCTCCAAAGAAAAATAGTTTAAACGCAGAAAATAAAATGTTAGCTGTTGATGAGAAAACTGTACATGCTGAAGATATAAATTCAAATGAAATAACATGTAATGCAATCACAGTACAAGAAGTTATAAATACTAATAATGAATCAGTACCACAAAATCCTACAAAAAATAAGATTAGTAAAGTATTGCATTCAGATAAAGAACATCGTTACAAAATACCTATTAGTCCTAAAAAAGAAAGATTGAAAGAGGTGAAGAAAAATTTGACACCTTTATTAGATAATGTTAAGGATGTCCAGAATACTAGTGATCCTTGTACAAGTACAAATGAACCCTTAGATCAGAATCATGCTAAACTAAATATTGAAAGTGATATAGAAAATGCTGAATCTCTTGAAATTCAACCTTCAGTTATTATTAAGAAACATCAACCAAAAGATTCTGGCATTGAAGATACAGATGAAGAATTTGTAGAACATGATAAAAAGTATGAAAGTGAAACTCAAAAAGTAGAACAAAATTTGTCAACTTCTTTGTGTAATGTAGAATATAAAGATGATCTGGTACATGTTGCTAATGATTTAAAATCCAAAAATTTGAATTCACCAAAGAAAGTAGATCCTGAAGATGTACCAAACATAAATGAGAAAATAAATACAAGTGAACAAGAACATCAGGAGAAACTGCAAAAACCTATAATCATTAATATAGAAATTGTTAATAGAAAATATAAGCTAATACCTGATACATCTGTGCTCAATAAACGTATAGAATCAGAAGAATCAAGTATGAAAGATTTTTGGAATAAAAGATTATATGAAACCGAAGAAATAGAAGAGAACATAGAATATGGTATTACCCCTTTAATTAGAAAACGATTGCAGCAATTTAGAAGATTAAATTTGACTACAGAAAGTGACTCTAGTTTAAGCGATAACGATATTACATATTCCAGCGAAAATATGAGAGAGAAGCTGTTCAATCGAGACAAGGAATTCGATATGTCTGGGAGTGAAGATGAGAGCACACATTATAAACACGAAAGTATGATCCAATTGTTAAGATTAAATAAGAGCGAAGACACAAGTGAAAGCTTTCCAAAAGAGTCTAATTATTGCATGGATAATGAGGACAACAGTTTGACACACTGTCCTAAAGTTGAAATGAATTCATGTATAGATATTAAACAATCATCATTCATTGATAGTGAATCAGCTAAATGTAAGTCAAATTGTTCAAACAATATAGTAAATCATAATGCTGATCACGAAGAAGATGAATCCTGTATGGAAAGTGTTCATGGAAAAAATCTGGATATTAAGATTACAGAGCAACCTGTAAATAAAAGAACAGTAACACATAGAAGACCATGCAAT CTAGAGGAACTGATAGAACAGGAAGGTTTAGTGTTAAAAACTCCAAGACCTTCTTTCAAATTTAAGGACATAAAAGAAGATGAACTTTTTATCATAGATCTTCCTTCTAAG GTGCTTGAGA